The Myxococcaceae bacterium JPH2 DNA segment AGCTCCCGCACGAGCACGCCCATGGACCAGCCATCCGAGACGATGTGATGCAGGCTCAGGAGCAGCCAGTGCTCCTGCTCGGCGAGCAACAACAGGCTCGCGCGCAGCAGGGGGCCGGTGGTGAGTGAGAAGGGGCAGGTGGCTTCGGTCTCCGCGTGGCGCCGTGCTTCGCGCTGTCGCTCGGTCTCCGGCTGCGCGCGCAGATCGACGAGCGACAGGGTGAAGCGCTCGGGCGCGGCGATGACCTGCACGGGGCCGTCGCTCGTTTCGCGGAAGGTCGTGCGCAGCACTTCATGCCGATGGAGGACGACCTCCAGCGCGCGACGCAGCGCTTCCACGTCCAACGCGCCGGACAGTCGCAGCGCGACGGGCATGTTGTACGTGGTCGTCCCGGGGTCGAGCTGATCAATCAGCCACAGCCGCTGCTGCGCGAACGACAGTGGCATCGTGCTCGTGCGCGGCGCTCGCACCAGCGCGGGAACGCGCGGCGCTGTCTGGGATTGCGCCTCGTCGATGCGCCTGGCGAAGGCCTCAAGAGTGGGGGCTTCGAAGATTGAGCGGAGAGGGAGTTCGACGTGGAAGGAGTCGCGGATGCGAGAGAGGAGCTGAGTGGCGAGGAGGGAGTGCCCGCCGAGCTCAAAGAAGTGGTCGAGCGAGCCGACGCGAGGGGAGTGGAGGAGGTGAGCCCAGAGGGAGGCGAGGAGGACTTCGGTGGGGGAGGAGGGGGGGACGTACTCGGAAGAAGAGGAGGAGGCGTCTGGAGGAGGGAGAGCCTTCCTGTCGACCTTTCCGCTGGGAGAGAGGGGGAAGGAGTCGAGGAAGACAAAGGAAGCCGGAAGCATGAAGTCCGGCAGCTTGAGGAGGAGGAGGGAGCGGAGGGAGGAGAGGGAGGGAGGAGGAGAGTCGTTGGAGAAGGAGAGGTAGGCGACGAGGCGAAGAGAGCCGGAGGCGTCGTGGAGAGGGAGGACGAGGGACTGGAGGACGTTGGGGAGCTGCTCGAGGGCAGCCTCAATGTCACCCAACTCAATGCGGAGTCCGCGCAGCTTCACCTGGAAGTCGGAGCGGCCGAGGTACTCGACGTTGCCGTCATGGAGCCAGCGAGCGAGGTCTCCGGTTTTGTAGAGGCGAGCGCCCGGGGAGGGAGAGAAGGGGTCGGGGAGGAAGCGCTCCGCGGTGAGGTCCGGGCGGTTGAGGTAGCCGCGGCCGACTTGGAGTCCTGAGATGAAGAGCTCGCCGGGGACGCCTGGAGGGACGGGGGAGAAGAGGGAGTCGAGGATGCGGATGTGAGTGTTGAAGACAGGGCGGCCAATGGGGATGGAGCGCCTGGACTCAGAGGGGAGGCAGTGGAAGGAGGTGACGTCGACGGCGGCCTCGGTGGGGCCGTAGAGGTTGTGGAGGGAGGCGGAGGGGAGGCGCAGGAGAGCGCGGGAGGCGAGTTCGACGG contains these protein-coding regions:
- a CDS encoding amino acid adenylation domain-containing protein gives rise to the protein LDERSNQLAHLLLSLGVSHHSLVALCLERSLDLVVALFATLKAGAAYVPLDSGYPLQRLAGMLEDSRPTVLLAHSHLLPRLPSSLGAHVLCLDSQRNSLDSFPSLPPPPLASPDSLAYVIFTSGSTGRPKGAMNAHLPVCNRLLWMQHAFHLSPSDVVLQKTPFSFDVSVWEFFWPLLVGARLVLARPGGHQEPAYLARLIRDSGVTTLHFVPSMLHAFLEEPSVHSCLSLRRIICSGEALPVELASRALLRLPSASLHNLYGPTEAAVDVTSFHCLPSESRRSIPIGRPVFNTHIRILDSLFSPVPPGVPGELFISGLQVGRGYLNRPDLTAERFLPDPFSPSPGARLYKTGDLARWLHDGNVEYLGRSDFQVKLRGLRIELGDIEAALEQLPNVLQSLVLPLHDASGSLRLVAYLSFSNDSPPPSLSSLRSLLLLKLPDFMLPASFVFLDSFPLSPSGKVDRKALPPPDASSSSSEYVPPSSPTEVLLASLWAHLLHSPRVGSLDHFFELGGHSLLATQLLSRIRDSFHVELPLRSIFEAPTLEAFARRIDEAQSQTAPRVPALVRAPRTSTMPLSFAQQRLWLIDQLDPGTTTYNMPVALRLSGALDVEALRRALEVVLHRHEVLRTTFRETSDGPVQVIAAPERFTLSLVDLRAQPETERQREARRHAETEATCPFSLTTGPLLRASLLLLAEQEHWLLLSLHHIVSDGWSMGVLVREL